CCTCATTCCAGCCCAGGGCGGGAATTAATATCCAATCCGCATCTTCCGGTTGGACGAGTCTTTGTCCTGTCGGTTCTAAAATCCCGAACGCTCCAGGGGAAAACCCGGAGCCCAACCTAAATTCCAATCCTGAGTCTGTTACTTTTGGAAAAAATATGTCCAAAATGAAATTTCCTATCTGTAAAGAGGAGCCTAACGGTAGAAAAGGAGAAATTTCAAAATCATCAGCAACATAGGAGATGATTTTTAATTGGGTAGAAGATGAGCTATGTCTCAGAAACTCCAGAAGATTAGAGCGGATCTGTTCTTCTTTTTCTTTCCTGGAAGGAACTCCCAAGATAAGAGATTTACTATTCTTTCTGGCTTCCGATTTAGAAACCAAATCAAAGATCTCCTATCAAACCTTCTTCCAAGAGAGTGATCAACTTTTTGGTCTTTTCTTCCGCCTCGGGAGAAGAAGGTCCGGATTCTCCGGTTTGGTTTTTGGATTGCTCCAACTCGTCTGCGAAGTTTAAAGCAGCAAGCACCGCAAGTTTCAATTTTGGTGCGTTAGGCATTCCCAATTGTAACTCACGTATTTTTCGGTCCACCAATTCGGCGAGCCTATGGATATACTCCGGATCGGTATCGCCTACTATGGTATAGTCGTCGCCCAGTATACGAGCTTTGACTCTTTCACTCATAAAATTACTTAGGATCGTCTTCGATGACTAAGAAGTCGTCGTCTTCGTCCGCATCGAATACGCTAATCGCATCATCATCGTCTTCGATAATAATGTCATCATCGTCGGCAGAAACAGGACTGAAGTCGTCGATAGGTTCGTCTGTAATGATGATCTCGTCGTCTCCGCCGGAAGAATCGGAAGATTCAGTTAGAACGGAAATATCATCGTCTTCGTCGTCTAGAAGAATGATCTCATCATCTTCGTTAAAGTCTTCTTCGGAAGAGTCTCTAACTACGGACGGAGCAGCAGAAGCTGCCGCCGCTCCAGCAACTGCACCCGCAGCAGCGCCAGTAGCAAAAGAAGAACTTGAACTAGGCTTAGGTGAAGAAGAAGCGGAGGAGGATCCGCTGCCGGAAGCAGGAAGGCCATCCAAACGTCCCAGAAGTTGATTGATCTTACCTTCGAGAGCTCTTTCTCTTTCCTTAATATCTTCTAACTCCTTGTTCGCTTTTTGGAGTTGCTCACGTAAAGAAGAAAGTTCTTTTTCTTTCTCTTCCATCGCCAGTTTCATCTGGTCGTTTTCAGCACGAAGAGATTCGTTTTCTGTTTCCAGGCGACCGTTTTCCGCCCGAAGGTCGCCAATGAGTTCGAGCGCTTTTAGGACTTTACTCTCGAGCTCCTCAATTGTCTCCATAGTTAACATAGTGCGAACCTCGTTCTCCTTAATAGGAGTGGTTTTTTTATAAAATTACACTTAGGGCGAAATTCCGCCTAAATATTTGAGACCTGCCTATTCGGCAAAATCCATCCCATTTTTCATCATTCTCAAAAAGAGAAAAACCTTTTTTTCTAAAAACAAAGAAAGCCCGTAGAATTACGGGCTTTTTCAGGCAGAAAGATCCGAAAAACCGGAGCTTCCTAAGGGCGAATATTGATTACGCCGCTACCTTGATTTTTTCAACTAAGGCGTTGAAAGTTTCTTTGTCGCTAAATGCGAGTTCTGCCAGGGCTTTTCTATCCAAAGAAATATTGGCTTTTTTCAATCCGTACATGAATTGAGAATAAGAAAGTCCAGCTTCGCGAGCTGCAGCATTGATACGGATGATCCACAGTTTGCGGAAATCACGTTTTTTTGCTCTTCTGTCTCTGTAAGCCCATTGGCCAGCTTTCATTACCGCGGATTTCGCTGTTCTGTAAAGCTTGGATCTCGCTCCTCTAAAACCTTTTGCGGTTTTTAGGATTTTTTTACGACGATTCTTGTGTATGGTTCCGTTTGTTGCGCGTGGCATTATCGAACTCCGTAAGGCATGAGTCTAACGATTGCTTTCCAATCCGCATCCACTACCAAGGTCATTCCTCTGAGACGACGACGTCTTTTAGGTCCTTTTTTGGTAAGAATGTGACGGGTGTTCATACTCTTCCGTTTTATTTTATTATTTTTGGAAAACTTGAACCGTTTTGCTGCGGCTCTATTTGTTTTAAGCTTAGGCATTTCCCCTACCTCGATAATTCCTGGATCTTTATACTCTATTGCTTTGCAGCAAGAGGTGTGATAACTACAACGATTTGGCGGCCGTCTAACACTGGTTCTCTTTCCGGAGTACCGACCGATTTCAAATCTTCTACCATTCGATTGACTACGTTCATTCCGAGTTCGGAGTGCATCATTTCACGACCGCGAAAGCGAAGGCTGACTTTAACTTTGTCCCCTTTTTGAAGAAACTCCACTGCGTGGCGCTTTTTAATTTCGTAATCATGTTGTTCGATCCTTGGACGGATCTTTACTTCTTTTACGTTGATTACGTGTTGTTTCTTCTTAGCTTCCTTACTCTTTTTAAGTAGTTCGAACTTATATTTACCGTAATCGATGATCTTGCAGACATGAATTTCTTGGTCGCCGGATACTTCTACCAGGTCCAAGTTTTCTTCTTTAGCGCGCCGTAAAGCCTCGTCAAAAGAAACGATCATTACTCCGTCATCCGACACCAATCTTACCTGGGATACCCCTGTAATTTTCTCATTAATTCTATGAGTAAATAGTTTATCGGTGGGTTTCGGTTGAGGCCTCTTCTGCATTCAATCTCCGGTTTTTTCCAATTTTTTGGCTAGTAGGCTAGCTTTCAAGCGATTTTCTCTACAGATAGCCTAATACATCAAGTAGAATTTAGTCCGGGAGACACAGAATGGGAAAGACGCAGTGTTTTTTTCTCACGCAGAGACGCGGAGCCGCAGAGGGGTTAAATGTATGAAATTAAACCCAAAAACTCTCTGCGTCTTGGCGGCTCTGCGTGCAAATAAACCTCTGTGGCTTTTTACGCTCTGCGTTTTACAAACCCTCTGCGACTTCTTTTTCGAGGAGGGCCTTAAACTCGGAATAAGACATAGAAATTGTTTCTTCCGAGCCTCGTTTTCGGACCGCAACTGTGCCTGAATCCTTCTCCTTTTGGCCCAAAACCAGAAGGTAATTTGCCTTTTTTAAGATGGAGTCTCGGATTTTAGCGCCGATCTTCTCATTTCGAAAATCACCTTCTGCTCTAAAACCGGATTCAATCAGATTTTTTAGGATCTCGGATCCATAATCCTGCACATTTTCAGTTACAGTCAGAACGCGTATTTGGTTAGGAGAAATCCAAAGCGGGAACTTTCCTTCGAAATGTTCTATTAATATCCCTATAAATCTTTCCAAAGATCCATAGATTGCCCTATGGATCATGACAGGTCTTTTTTTCGCTCCGTCTGAATCGGTATAATCCAATTCGAAACGATCCGGCATGGAGAAGTCTATCTGGACAGTTCCACATTGCCACATCCTTCCGATAGAATCCTTGATATTAAATTCTATTTTAGGTCCGTAGAATGCGCCTTCTCCTTCTTTAATGGAGAATGGAATATTTCTTTTTTCCAAGGCTTGCTTGAGAGCGTTGGTTGCAAATTCCCAATCCTCGTCCTTACCTTGGGACTTTTCTGGACGAGTAGCGATATAAGTTTTAAATTCTTGGAATCCGAACTTCTTATACACATTAAAAGTGAAGTCTATGATATCCAATACTTCTGCTTCCAGATATTCCAAAGGTGCATAGATATGAGCGTCATCCTGAGTGAATGCTCTTACTCTGAAAAGTCCATGAAGAACTCCATGCAACTCATGACGATGTACACTTCCTAATTCTGCGAATCGAAGAGGAAGTTCTCTGTAAGAATGAAGATGGTGTTTGTAAATCAAACTACAACCCGGACAGTTCATCGGTTTGATCGCGAATTCTTCTTCGTCGATATCAACAAAATACATGTTTTCGTTGAAGTTGTCCCAGTGACCGCTTCTTCTCCACAACTCAGAAGAAAGTACGGCAGGAGTTTTAATTTCTTGGTATCCACGTTTAGCACATTCTTTACGAATATAATCTGCTAACGCATTCCAAAGAGTAGTTCCCTTAGGATGCCAGAAAGGAAAACCAGGTGCTTCCGGTTGGAAAGAGAATAGATCCATTTCTTTTCCGATCTTTCTATGATCTCTTTTCTTAGCTTCTTCCATTTGGAAGATATACTCATCCAATTCCTTCTTACTAGGAAATGCGATCCCGTAAATTCGAGTGAGCATACGATTGTTTTTGTCCGCTTTCCAGTAAGCTCCAGAAAGTGCGGTCAATTTGAACGCTTTCAAAAATCCGGAACGAGGGATATGAGGTCCTCTACAAAGATCGAACCATTCTCCCATCCCGTAGATAGAAACTTTTTCGTCTGGAATTTGGCCAACGATCTCTATCTTGTAGTTCTCTCCCATTTTTTCAAAAACGGAGATCGCTTCTTTTTTGTCCCAGACCTTGCGAAAAACTTCGTGATCCGCATCTACGATCTTCTTCATTTCCGCTTCTATCTTAGGAAAATCTTCCGGAGTGATCACAGTCTCTGTGAAATCTATATCATAATAGAAGAAGCCGGGGCCATTTTCGATCACAGGACCAACGGTTAGTTTTGCATCTTTATATAAATTCTGGACCGCCATTCCGAGTAAGTGAGCTGCGGAATGTTGGAAGGTTTCCCAACCCTCTTTGTCTTGGAAGGTCAAAACTTCTAACTTAGGCGTGGTGTTCGGGGTGGTTGTGGAATCGATGGT
The window above is part of the Leptospira licerasiae serovar Varillal str. VAR 010 genome. Proteins encoded here:
- the infC gene encoding translation initiation factor IF-3; translation: MQKRPQPKPTDKLFTHRINEKITGVSQVRLVSDDGVMIVSFDEALRRAKEENLDLVEVSGDQEIHVCKIIDYGKYKFELLKKSKEAKKKQHVINVKEVKIRPRIEQHDYEIKKRHAVEFLQKGDKVKVSLRFRGREMMHSELGMNVVNRMVEDLKSVGTPEREPVLDGRQIVVVITPLAAKQ
- the rplT gene encoding 50S ribosomal protein L20, with translation MPRATNGTIHKNRRKKILKTAKGFRGARSKLYRTAKSAVMKAGQWAYRDRRAKKRDFRKLWIIRINAAAREAGLSYSQFMYGLKKANISLDRKALAELAFSDKETFNALVEKIKVAA
- a CDS encoding 5-formyltetrahydrofolate cyclo-ligase, producing MVSKSEARKNSKSLILGVPSRKEKEEQIRSNLLEFLRHSSSSTQLKIISYVADDFEISPFLPLGSSLQIGNFILDIFFPKVTDSGLEFRLGSGFSPGAFGILEPTGQRLVQPEDADWILIPALGWNEEGARLGRGKGFYDRSLKDIVSEKMIGLSFENLYPCDFSAEPHDLKAGTVITEKKNHCFPGKKGEKSVG
- a CDS encoding cell division protein ZapA, whose product is MSERVKARILGDDYTIVGDTDPEYIHRLAELVDRKIRELQLGMPNAPKLKLAVLAALNFADELEQSKNQTGESGPSSPEAEEKTKKLITLLEEGLIGDL
- the rpmI gene encoding 50S ribosomal protein L35 translates to MPKLKTNRAAAKRFKFSKNNKIKRKSMNTRHILTKKGPKRRRRLRGMTLVVDADWKAIVRLMPYGVR
- the thrS gene encoding threonine--tRNA ligase, which translates into the protein MEAGVAVAVQNQSVKFILPDGSSKEVSAGSSYKDFIESQLPFLKNKALAVRLDGTNVLDLSRTIDSTTTPNTTPKLEVLTFQDKEGWETFQHSAAHLLGMAVQNLYKDAKLTVGPVIENGPGFFYYDIDFTETVITPEDFPKIEAEMKKIVDADHEVFRKVWDKKEAISVFEKMGENYKIEIVGQIPDEKVSIYGMGEWFDLCRGPHIPRSGFLKAFKLTALSGAYWKADKNNRMLTRIYGIAFPSKKELDEYIFQMEEAKKRDHRKIGKEMDLFSFQPEAPGFPFWHPKGTTLWNALADYIRKECAKRGYQEIKTPAVLSSELWRRSGHWDNFNENMYFVDIDEEEFAIKPMNCPGCSLIYKHHLHSYRELPLRFAELGSVHRHELHGVLHGLFRVRAFTQDDAHIYAPLEYLEAEVLDIIDFTFNVYKKFGFQEFKTYIATRPEKSQGKDEDWEFATNALKQALEKRNIPFSIKEGEGAFYGPKIEFNIKDSIGRMWQCGTVQIDFSMPDRFELDYTDSDGAKKRPVMIHRAIYGSLERFIGILIEHFEGKFPLWISPNQIRVLTVTENVQDYGSEILKNLIESGFRAEGDFRNEKIGAKIRDSILKKANYLLVLGQKEKDSGTVAVRKRGSEETISMSYSEFKALLEKEVAEGL